A region of Vitis vinifera cultivar Pinot Noir 40024 chromosome 13, ASM3070453v1 DNA encodes the following proteins:
- the LOC100260289 gene encoding uncharacterized protein LOC100260289, which translates to MAALGVRFGGNNTLRSGDDLSQNHRRLPLPRNARPMTISSHVDSGAVKISSNLAKSKSKSRLCLEEFGGGKIESLTREKMDEWMRESVSEIVKNLREAPLLVEVYSDRNGGGTKLKTEKAVAEDWPHIESNWKIGEAQSPEGIMLVEELNNEDEDDDDEENTKLWGVVIQGKEANCGPCCYLLKTSRVSSNLGFFCTHFCLIKVKSFRETAESQFKNSWLVH; encoded by the coding sequence ATGGCGGCTCTGGGCGTTCGCTTCGGAGGGAATAACACGCTGCGGTCGGGAGACGATCTGTCGCAGAATCACCGCCGATTGCCTCTCCCTCGCAATGCTCGTCCGATGACGATCTCCAGCCACGTCGACTCCGGTGCCGTAAAGATCTCGTCGAATCTGGCCAAATCGAAATCAAAATCGCGGTTGTGTTTGGAGGAGTTCGGAGGAGGGAAGATCGAATCCCTAACGCGGGAGAAGATGGACGAGTGGATGCGAGAGTCGGTCTCGGAGATCGTGAAGAATCTGAGGGAAGCGCCGCTGCTGGTGGAAGTTTATTCGGACAGGAATGGCGGTGGAACAAAGCTGAAGACGGAGAAGGCGGTGGCGGAGGATTGGCCACACATCGAATCGAATTGGAAGATCGGCGAGGCGCAATCGCCTGAAGGCATCATGCTGGTGGAAGAGCTCAACAAtgaggatgaagatgatgatgatgaggaaaACACAAAACTGTGGGGGGTGGTGATTCAGGGAAAGGAGGCGAATTGTGGACCTTGCTGTTATCTTCTCAAGACTAGCAGAGTTAGCAGCAATTTGGGATTTTTCTGCACTCATTTCTGTTTGATAAAGGTGAAGAGCTTCAGGGAAACAGCTGAATCGCAGTTCAAAAATTCCTGGTTAGTgcattga
- the LOC100265709 gene encoding tryptophan N-monooxygenase CYP79A68 has product MMMGSSCNSTMSSSFPNPFLFLHSDNSQTLELASLHLHLPFILLLLFLFVFAFLILYKLKPKTLITKQMPLLPPGPTPWPLVGNLPELFTKKPVFRWILGLLEELNTEIACIKLGNVHVIPVISPEIAREFLKKHDAVFASRPITMASHHLSRGFLTTALSPWGEQWKKMRRIIISEVLKPARHMWLLQKRTEEADNLVRFIYNQCKSSTSTDNFMDSSVVNVRNAVRQYTGNIVRKMMFSRRYFGEGRKDGGPGLEEEEHVNSLFTSLAYLYAFSPSDYLPCLRVFDLDGHEKMVKEALSIISKHHDPIVDDRIIQWRNGEKKEVEDILDVFITISDTKGKPLLSVEEIKAQLIELMIEIVDNPAHAAEWAMAEMINQPEIMQKAVEEIDRVVGKDRLVQESDIAQLKYVKACAREALRLHPIAPFNVPHVSMADAVVAGYFIPKGSHVLLSRVGLGRNPRVWEEPLKFKPERHMNDEVVDLAESELRFISFSTGRRGCPGTALGTALTVTLLARLLQCFSWSVPPNQNQIDLKESMNELFLAKPLHAHAKPRFHASMYGN; this is encoded by the exons ATGATGATGGGTAGCAGCTGCAACTCAACCATGTCTTCTTCATTTCCAAATCCATTCCTCTTCCTGCATTCTGATAATTCTCAAACCTTGGAGCTTGCTTCACTTCATCTTCATTTACCATTCATCCTCTTGCTCCTTTTCCTTTTCGTTTTCGCTTTTCTCATCCTCTACAAActcaaacccaaaaccctaatcaCCAAGCAAATGCCACTGCTCCCTCCTGGTCCAACTCCATGGCCATTAGTTGGGAACCTGCCTGAATTATTCACAAAAAAGCCGGTATTCCGGTGGATACTTGGACTTTTGGAGGAACTCAACACTGAGATTGCATGCATCAAACTGGGCAATGTCCATGTCATTCCCGTGATTTCGCCTGAGATTGCCAGGGAGTTTTTGAAGAAACATGATGCAGTGTTTGCATCCAGACCTATTACAATGGCGTCCCATCACTTGAGCAGAGGGTTCTTGACAACAGCTCTTTCTCCATGGGGAGAGCAgtggaagaagatgagaagGATCATCATTTCTGAGGTGCTTAAGCCAGCAAGACATATGTGGCTTCTCCAGAAGAGAACTGAAGAAGCCGACAATCTTGTCCGCTTCATTTATAACCAGTGTAAATCCTCTACTAGTACTGATAATTTCATGGACTCATCAGTTGTGAATGTGAGAAATGCAGTCAGACAATACACGGGAAATATCGTTAGGAAGATGATGTTCAGCAGAAGGTACTTCGGAGAAGGAAGGAAAGATGGAGGGCCTGgacttgaagaagaagaacacgtCAACTCCCTCTTTACTTCGCTTGCTTACCTATATGCATTCTCTCCATCTGATTACCTTCCATGCCTGAGAGTCTTCGACTTAGATGGCCATGAGAAGATGGTAAAAGAGGCTTTAAGCATCATCAGCAAGCATCATGATCCGATAGTGGATGACAGAATAATACAATGGAGGAATGGGGAGAAGAAGGAGGTTGAGGACATACTCGATGTTTTCATTACAATCAGCGACACAAAGGGAAAACCATTGCTATCAGTAGAAGAGATCAAAGCCCAACTCATA GAACTGATGATTGAAATAGTGGATAATCCAGCGCATGCAGCTGAGTGGGCAATGGCAGAAATGATCAATCAACCCGAGATTATGCAGAAGGCCGTGGAAGAAATCGATAGAGTGGTTGGAAAGGATAGACTTGTTCAAGAATCCGATATCGCGCAGCTCAAATATGTTAAAGCCTGTGCTAGGGAAGCTCTGCGACTTCACCCCATAGCACCATTCAACGTGCCCCATGTGTCCATGGCGGACGCTGTTGTGGCCGGCTACTTCATCCCCAAAGGCAGCCATGTCCTGCTGAGCCGGGTAGGGCTTGGACGGAACCCTAGAGTGTGGGAAGAGCCATTGAAGTTTAAACCAGAGCGGCATATGAATGATGAAGTGGTGGATTTAGCTGAGTCTGAGCTTCGGTTCATTTCATTTAGTACTGGGAGACGCGGGTGTCCTGGAACTGCCTTAGGGACAGCCTTGACAGTTACACTCTTGGCGAGACTCCTTCAATGTTTTTCGTGGAGTGTGCCACCGAACCAGAACCAAATTGACCTCAAAGAATCCATGAACGAGCTCTTTCTAGCCAAGCCTCTCCATGCTCATGCAAAACCACGCTTTCATGCTTCCATGTATGGGAATTGA